In Harpia harpyja isolate bHarHar1 chromosome Z, bHarHar1 primary haplotype, whole genome shotgun sequence, a single window of DNA contains:
- the TUT7 gene encoding terminal uridylyltransferase 7 isoform X3 gives MKKLRKPRRSRRTRKDEYDQDEVDGPVIDESVLSAKELLGLQQAEERLKRDCIYRLKKQPRSYPSAKYTCKLCDVLIESVAFAHKHIKEKRHKKSLKEKQEEQLLTALPPPTPSQIQAIGVAIENVVQEFGLNNEDLEERLNIKAVMENLLRQKLPECSLRLYGSSYSRFGFKTSDINIDIQFPANMTQPDVLLLVQESLQNSESFTEVDADFHARIPVVVCREKQSGLICKVSAGNENACLTTNHLATLGKLEPTVVPLVIAFRYWAKLCCVDHPEEGGLSPYVFALMVIFFLQQRKEPFLPVYLGSWIGGFSLNKLTNFHLKEVENNAVIWEHNPTDDSDLPQESSPRRGKVPLVFESGQQCSAHAGQLWVELLRFYALEFNMADLVISIRLKEAVSRESKDWPKKRIAVEDPYSVKRNVARTLNSQLVYEYILHCLRATYKYFALPHKRSAKLSKKPSPNATEEKSEMLDHGKDAIKHENSELQNLDGRTKTAVMEDCRMETTGMPQAHRIDPSKLCDGSESFTEEVADDISHLGIAHEDSDCIIEEVISGDNEDFKPSCEETESGNEEEEEEEEEEEHEQQKRRWNNILTAEQGIDEDSDSGDLPVTVNEHDIETCSTSDLEGFQNAALTESDEFGLECSGIMDGKIDIDEESTEGTDELDESPKKFLCSAQSQKSQMINSDDEEEEEEEPSLLNQRVCRVIVRAGDELDNTYTGSGDDDALSEEEEHFSIPNKYENEHFEENVDGHLRINLSQEDLTEKGSLFEENTAIEQCSESELFYEFSKPAFTKGKSPTVVCSLCKREGHLKRDCPEDFKKIELDPLPALTPKFSVILDQVCVQCYHDFAPNVVEDQAREHIRQNLENFIRQDFPGTKLNLFGSSKNGFGFKQSDLDICMTMDGLETAEGLDCIRIIEDLAKVLKKESGLRNVLPITTAKVPIVKFFHVRSGLEVDISLYNTLALHNTRLLSAYAAIDPRVKYLCYTMKVFTKICDIGDASRGSLSSYAYTLMVLYFLQQRNPPVIPVLQEIYKEPKKPEILVDGWNVYFFDKIEELSVVWPDCGKNTESIGQLWLGLLRFYTEEFDFKEHVICIRRKNLLTTFKKQWTSKYIVIEDPFDLNHNLGAGLSRKMTNFIMKAFINGRRVFGTPIKIFPKEYPSKMEYFFDPEVLTEGELAPNDRCCRTCGKIGHFMKDCPMRRKLRRHRDYEDTKNQRYTESKEKRSKEEKETQTKTTEKETSIKEGKLYLCTPQKRKLARVVVETGREKTPRQSAEKWKRLEDRDVREKRCFICGREGHIKKECPQYKGATGGSRPEVLCGSPSVPSAAKHAGRLNQGLLIQEEKKKQKGKVFLSPQSGSLSNKYMTQGKASQKRTQQES, from the exons ATGAAGAAGCTTAGGAAGCCAAGAAGATCAAGAAGAACTAGAAAAGATGAGTATGATCAAGATGAAGTGGATGGTCCAGTCATAGATGAATCTGTGCTGTCAGCAAAAGAACTTCTAGGGTTGCAGCAAGCTGAAGAACGATTGAAGCGAGACTGCATTTATAGACTGAAGAAG CAACCTCGAAGCTACCCATCAGCTAAATATACCTGCAAACTGTGTGATGTTTTGATTGAGTCGGTGGCTTTTGCTCATAAGCATATTAAAGAGAAAAGACACAAGAAGAGCCTAAAG gaaaagcaagaagaacaGCTGCTGACTGCTCTGCCACCTCCAACACCTTCCCAGATACAAGCTATTGGTGTTGCTATTGAAAATGTAGTGCAGGAGTTTGGCTTAAATAATGAAGATCTAGAAGAAAGGCTCAACATTAAAGCAGTGATGGAAAACTTACTGCGTCAAAAATTGCCAG AGTGCTCATTAAGATTGTATGGCTCCTCCTACAGCAGATTTGGTTTCAAAACCTCAGACATAAACATAGATATCCAGTTTCCTGCCAAT ATGACTCAACCAGATGTTCTCTTACTTGTGCAAGAAAGTCTCCAGAACAGTG AATCTTTTACAGAAGTTGATGCAGATTTCCACGCTAGAATACCCGTGGTGGtgtgcagagaaaagcaaag TGGCCTTATTTGCAAAGTGAGTGCAGGGAATGAGAATGCTTGTCTGACAACAAACCATTTGGCTACACTTGGAAAACTGGAACCTACTGTAGTACCTTTAGTGATTGCCTTCAGGTACTGGGCAAAG ttgtgCTGTGTTGATCATCCTGAAGAGGGAGGCTTGTCACCTTACGTGTTTGCTTTAatggttattttctttctacaaCAGAGGAAAGAGCCTTTTCTGCCTGTCTATTTGGGATCATGG ATTGGAGGATTCTCATTAAACAAACTAACTAATTTTCATCTGAAAGAAGTTGAGAACAATGCTGTGATTTGGGAGCATAACCCCACTGATGATTCTGATTTGCCACAAGAATCTTCCCCTAGAAGGGGCAAG GTTCCATTAGTATTTGAATCAGGACAGCAGTGTTCAGCACATGCTGGTCAGCTCTGGGTAGAACTGCTTCGTTTCTATGCCCTGGAGTTCAATATGGCTGATTTAGTAATTAGCATACGACTCAAAGAAGCAGTGTCTCGTGAATCAAAGGACTGGCCTAAAAAGCGCATTGCTGTGGAAG ACCCATATTCAGTCAAAAGGAATGTGGCAAGAACTCTGAACAGTCAGCTAGTGTATGAGTATATTCTTCACTGCCTGAGAGCAACTTACAAGTATTTTGCCTTACCTCACAAAAGAAGTGCAAAATTGAGCAAAAAACCCTCTCCAAATGCCACTGAGGAGAAATCCGAAATGCTGGACCATGGAAAAGATGCTATAAAGCATGAAAATTCTGAGTTGCAAAACTTGGATGGTAGAACAAAAACAGCAGTAATGGAAGATTGCAGAATGGAGACTACAGGTATGCCCCAGGCACATAGAATTGATCCTTCAAAACTCTGTGATGGCTCAGAAAGCTTCACAGAAGAAGTGGCTGATGATATAAGTCATTTGGGAATTGCCCATGAAGATTCAGACTGTATAATTGAGGAAGTTATTTCTGGAGATAATGAGGATTTTAAACCAAGTTGTGAAGAGACAGAGAGTggaaatgaagaggaagaggaggaagaggaagaggaagaacatgaacaacaaaaaagaagatgGAATAATATCTTGACTGCTGAGCAGGGAATAGATGAAGACAGTGATAGTGGTGATCTCCCTGTTACAGTGAATGAGCATGATATAGAGACATGTAGTACTTCAGACTTAGAAGGTTTTCAAAATGCTGCACTTACAGAGAGTGATGAGTTTGGCTTAGAGTGCAGTGGTATAATGGATGGCAAGATTGACATTGATGAGGAGAGCACTGAAGGTACCGATGAACTGGATGAATCCCCCAAAAAATTCTTATGTTCAGCACAGAGTCAAAAATCCCAAATGATTAACTCGgatgatgaggaggaagaggaggaagaaccaAGTCTTCTAAACCAGAGAGTGTGTCGTGTTATTGTAAGAGCGGGAGATGAACTAGATAACACATACACTGGATCTGGAGATGATGATGCGCTGTCAGAGGAAGAAGAACATTTTTCTATCCCCAATAAGTATGAGAATGAACATTTCGAAGAAAATGTGGATGGACATCTGAGGATCAATTTGAGTCAAGAGGATCTTACTGAGAAGGGAAGCCTTTTTGAAGAGAACACAGCAATAGAACAGTGTTCAGAATCTGAACTTTTTTATGAATTCAGTAAACCAGCTTTTACAAAGGGCAAG TCTCCTACAGTGGTATGTAGCTTGTGCAAACGAGAAGGTCATTTAAAGAGGGATTGTCCAGAAGACTTCAAGAAAATTGAGCTTGACCCACTGCCAGCACTGACACCCAAATTTTCAGTTATTCTAGATCAAGTTTGTGTCCAATGTTACC atgattttGCTCCAAATGTTGTAGAGGACCAGGCTCGGGAACATATAAGACAAAACTTGGAAAACTTCATTAGACAGGATTTCCCAG GAACCAAGCTGAATTTGTTTGGCTCCTCAAAAAATGGCTTTGGCTTCAAACAAAGTGACCTTGATATCTGTATGACGATGGATGGGCTGGAAACTGCTGAG GGACTTGATTGCATCAGAATCATTGAAGATTTAGCAAAAGTTCTCAAGAAAGAGTCAG GTTTAAGAAATGTCTTGCCTATAACAACTGCTAAAGTCCCAATTGTCAAATTTTTCCATGTCAGAAGTGGTCTTGAAGTAGACATCAGTTTATATAATACTCTG GCCTTGCATAACACAAGACTCCTGTCAGCATATGCAGCCATTGATCCTAGAGTAAAATATCTGTGTTACACAATGAAAGTCTTTACAAAG atATGTGACATTGGAGATGCATCTCGAGGTAGCCTTTCTTCTTATGCATATACTCTTATGGTGCTTTATTTTCTTCAACAGCGAAATCCACCTGTCATCCCTGTTCTTCAAGAG ATCTACAAAGAACcaaaaaagcctgaaattttaGTTGATGGCTGGAACGTTTATTTCTTTGATAAGATAGAGGAGTTG TCAGTTGTTTGGCCAGACTGTGGCAAAAACACTGAATCTATTGGGCAACTGTGGCTGGGACTTCTCCGTTTTTACACagaagaatttgattttaaagagCATGTCATCTGTATTAGGAGAAAAAATCTGCTTACAACTTTCAAGAAGCAGTGGACCTCCAAATACATTGTAATTGAAG ACCCCTTTGATTTGAACCATAATCTTGGAGCTGGATTGTCAAGAAAAA tgaCAAATTTTATAATGAAGGCTTTTATCAATGGCAGAAGGGTATTTGGTACCcctataaaaatatttcctaaagaATATCCATCAAAAATG GAGTACTTTTTTGATCCAGAGGTACTAACAGAAGGAGAATTGGCACCAAATGATAGATGCTGCAGAACTTGTGGTAAAATTGGCCATTTCATGAAAGATTGTCCCATGAGAAGAAA ACTAAGACGGCATCGTGATTATGAAGATACCAAAAACCAGAGGTACacagaaagcaaggagaaaagaagcaaagaggagaaagaaactcagactaaaacaacagaaaaggagACCTCAATCAAGGAGGGAAAGTTGTATCTATGTACACCTCAGAAGAGGAAACTAGCAAGGGTAGTTGTGgaaactggaagagaaaagaCTCCCAGGCAATCAGCAGAAAAGTGGAAGCGCCTGGAAGACAGGGACGTAAGAGAGAAACGTTGTTTTATCTGTGGAAGAGAAGGTCATATTAAAAAGGAATGCCCACAGTATAAAGGAGCTACAG GTGGTTCAAGACCAGAAGTGTTGTGTGGATCCCCTTCTGTACCCAGCGCTGCCAAACATGCTGGTAGATTAAATCAG GGACTGCttatacaggaagaaaaaaagaaacaaaaaggaaaagtatttttgagTCCCCAGTCAG GCAGCCTTTCCAATAAATACATGACTCAGGGAAAAGCCTCACAGAAGAGGACCCAACAAGAATCATGA